One window from the genome of Macaca fascicularis isolate 582-1 chromosome 7, T2T-MFA8v1.1 encodes:
- the LOC102117519 gene encoding LOW QUALITY PROTEIN: uncharacterized protein (The sequence of the model RefSeq protein was modified relative to this genomic sequence to represent the inferred CDS: substituted 1 base at 1 genomic stop codon) — translation MMSEKTRQGKFTAAKKKLKEYWKRKSPGVPAGANRKKKINGSSPDTAAFGGYHSPADSATGVYGEGPVSSSTLKDLEVRILKEQKKREIHRVQKLGRSLFKLKNQRAEPRAPDPPAGPSEVEQLQDETKHLRKELESLGRQLQAEVENNQMLNLLNRRQEERIHEQEERLHEQEERIHEQEERIREQEERIREQEERIREQEERIREQEEKLHEQEERLSGQEERIHEQEERLSGQEERIHEQDESLWEQEWLPEQERLLEEVKKLLEQERREEEEEKLLDHERLLNQVEKLLEEERLREQDERLREEERLPEQERLLEQVEKLLEQERWQEEQERLLDQGRLLDQVEELLEQERLREQDERLREQERLLEQVEKLLERERXQEEQKRLLEEEQLLDQVEELLEQERLREQDQRLWEQETLRELERLRELERMLELGWEALYEQQAEPHSSFEELNNENKSALQLEPQVKELKTLGELKDTRWRRTSGQ, via the exons ATGATGTCAGAAAAAACACGGCAGGGAAAATTCACCGCAGCCAAGAAAAAG TTAAAAGAATATTGGAAGAGGAAGAGCCCTGGCGTTCCAGCAGGAGctaacaggaaaaagaaaatcaatggcaGTAGCCCTGACACAGCCGCTTTTGGTGGTTACCACTCACCTGCGGAT TCAGCAACAGGTGTCTACGGGGAGGGCCCTGTGTCATCTTCTACCCTGAAAGATCTAGAG GTTCGCATATTGAAGGAGCAGAAGAAGCGTGAGATACATCGGGTACAGAAGCTTGGGAGGAGCTTGTTCAAACTCAAAAACCAGAGGG CTGAACCCCGAGCCCCAGATCCCCCAGCAGGGCCCTCTGAGGTGGAGCAGCTACAAGATGAGACCAAACACCTAAGGAAGGAGCTGGAGAGTCTGGGAAGACAGCTCCAGGCCGAGGTGGAAAACAATCAGATGTTGAATCTCCTGAACAGGAGACAGGAGGAGAGGATAcatgagcaggaggagaggctacatgagcaggaggagaggatacatgagcaggaggagaggatacgtgagcaggaggagaggatacgtgagcaggaggagaggatacgtgagcaggaggagaggatacgtgagcaggaggagaagctacatgagcaggaggagaggctatctgggcaggaggagaggatacatgagcaggaggagaggctatctgggcaggaggagaggatacATGAGCAGGATGAGAGTCTATGGGAGCAGGAGTGGCTGCCAGAGCAGGAGAGGCTGCTGGAAGAGGTGAAAAAGCTGTTGGAACAGGAGAgacgggaggaggaggaggagaagctgcTAGATCATGAGAGGCTGCTGAACCAGGTAGAGAAGCTGCTGGAAGAGGAGAGGCTGCGGGAGCAGGATGAGAGGCTGCGGGAGGAGGAGAGGCTTCCAGAGCAGGAGAGGCTCTTGGAGCAGGTGGAGAAGCTATTGGAACAGGAGAGGTGGCAGGAGGAACAGGAGAGGCTGCTGGACCAGGGGAGGCTGCTGGACCAGGTGGAGGAACTGTTGGAACAGGAGAGGTTGCGGGAGCAGGATGAGAGACTACGGGAGCAGGAGAGGCTGCTGGAGCAGGTGGAGAAGCTTTTGGAACGGGAGAGGTGACAGGAGGAGCAGAAGAGGCTGCTGGAGGAGGAGCAGCTGCTGGACCAAGTGGAGGAGCTGCTGGAACAGGAGAGGCTGCGGGAGCAGGATCAGAGGCTGTGGGAGCAGGAGACACTGCGGGAGCTGGAGAGGCTGCGGGAGCTGGAGAGGATGCTGGAGCTGGGGTGGGAAGCCCTCTACGAGCAGCAGGCGGAGCCACACAGCAGCTTCGAGGAGCTG aacaatgagaacaagagCGCACTGCAGTTGGAGCCGCAAGTAAAGGAGCTGAAGACGCTGGGCGAGCTGAAAGACACG AGATGGAGGAGGACATCTggacagtga